From the genome of Staphylococcus haemolyticus, one region includes:
- a CDS encoding lipoate--protein ligase has protein sequence MKFVSNNNITDPTINLAMEEYVLKHLPSDDSYFLFYVNGPSIIVGKNQNTIEEVNKQYVGENNIHVVRRISGGGAVYHDQGNLNFSFITDDDDNSFHNFKKFTEPIVQALQSMGVDAEMTGRNDIQVGQAKISGNAMVKVKDRMFSHGTLMLNSDLGEVQNALKVNPKKIQSKGVKSVRKRVANIDEFLDESISIDDFKQIILKTIFGEHEVEEYKLTDEDWKNIEALSNEKYRTWDWNYGRNPKYNFERDEKFEKGFVQIKFDVKKGKIEHARIFGDFFGEGDVTELENALIGALHDYTHIKEAMEDFDFYHYFGDIEKEAILKLMSY, from the coding sequence ATGAAATTTGTAAGCAATAATAATATTACTGATCCTACAATTAACCTTGCCATGGAAGAGTACGTGTTAAAACATTTACCTTCGGATGACAGTTACTTTCTATTTTATGTAAATGGACCGTCTATCATTGTCGGAAAAAATCAAAATACTATAGAAGAGGTTAATAAACAATATGTAGGTGAAAATAACATACATGTTGTACGCCGTATTTCAGGTGGTGGCGCTGTATACCATGACCAAGGTAATCTAAATTTTAGTTTTATTACAGATGATGATGATAATAGCTTCCATAATTTCAAAAAGTTTACAGAGCCAATTGTACAAGCACTTCAATCAATGGGTGTAGATGCTGAAATGACTGGTCGTAATGATATTCAAGTAGGGCAAGCTAAAATTTCAGGGAATGCCATGGTTAAAGTTAAAGATAGAATGTTTAGTCACGGTACATTAATGTTAAATAGTGACTTAGGAGAAGTACAAAATGCATTGAAAGTTAATCCTAAAAAAATTCAATCTAAAGGTGTTAAGTCAGTGCGTAAGCGTGTAGCAAATATCGACGAATTTTTAGATGAATCGATTTCCATTGATGACTTTAAACAAATCATTTTGAAAACAATCTTTGGTGAACATGAAGTCGAAGAATATAAGTTAACAGATGAAGACTGGAAGAATATTGAAGCATTAAGCAATGAGAAATACCGTACATGGGATTGGAACTACGGGCGAAATCCTAAATATAATTTTGAACGCGATGAAAAATTTGAAAAAGGCTTTGTACAAATTAAATTCGATGTTAAAAAAGGCAAAATTGAACATGCTAGAATCTTTGGAGACTTCTTTGGTGAAGGAGATGTCACTGAATTAGAGAATGCTTTAATAGGGGCGTTACATGATTATACGCATATTAAAGAAGCTATGGAAGACTTTGACTTTTATCATTATTTCGGTGATATTGAGAAAGAGGCTATCTTAAAATTAATGTCTTATTAA
- a CDS encoding SAR1012 family small protein: protein MNIIKRVLRIVITGYLVKWIRNKIEGKSNGGQK, encoded by the coding sequence ATGAATATTATCAAACGCGTACTTAGAATTGTTATAACAGGATATTTAGTAAAATGGATTCGTAATAAAATTGAGGGAAAATCAAACGGTGGTCAAAAATAA
- a CDS encoding YkvS family protein translates to MTVAEVGNIVEFYDGLRGRVEKINDNSVIVDLTIMDNFNELDLPEKTVINHKRYTIVE, encoded by the coding sequence ATGACTGTTGCAGAAGTAGGAAATATCGTAGAATTTTATGACGGTTTAAGAGGCCGTGTTGAGAAAATTAATGACAATTCAGTTATTGTAGACTTAACAATTATGGATAACTTCAATGAATTAGACTTACCAGAAAAAACAGTTATTAATCATAAACGATATACTATCGTTGAATAA
- a CDS encoding Ltp family lipoprotein, protein MYNQLTSSYGEKFTQKEAQYAIDHLDK, encoded by the coding sequence ATTTATAATCAACTCACTTCTAGCTACGGTGAAAAATTCACACAAAAAGAAGCGCAATATGCTATTGACCATTTAGATAAATAA
- a CDS encoding IDEAL domain-containing protein, translating into MNHNTNVKNTTLEDFVTTVNDLGVELVIEEALRQGRKKQLMKLIDEALINKNEEEFINYTTEYKNLEAFLNE; encoded by the coding sequence ATGAATCACAACACGAATGTCAAGAATACGACACTAGAAGATTTTGTAACGACAGTTAATGATTTAGGCGTTGAGCTAGTCATTGAAGAGGCACTTCGTCAGGGACGAAAGAAACAGTTAATGAAATTGATTGATGAAGCGTTGATTAATAAGAACGAGGAAGAATTTATCAACTATACCACTGAATATAAAAATCTGGAGGCATTTCTCAATGAGTAA
- a CDS encoding GNAT family N-acetyltransferase yields MIRKARPSDSKQIAELCYIIWHDMELDIVQEITKERVIHAIEESIVNINYRTNYNNIWVYEQDNHVAGCIIAYKGDKELELEAAWNKLPLEEDIKALGTPLPLKESKDDEWYIEAVATFSEYRGQGIATKLFNYLISTYPDRKWSLSCDYDNPRAKKLYERLGFKWTEDIELYGHQYLHMVYSK; encoded by the coding sequence TTGATCAGAAAAGCACGTCCGAGCGACAGTAAGCAAATAGCGGAATTATGTTATATCATTTGGCATGATATGGAACTAGATATTGTACAAGAAATCACTAAAGAACGTGTTATTCATGCAATTGAAGAAAGTATAGTCAATATTAATTATAGAACGAATTATAATAACATTTGGGTATATGAGCAAGACAATCATGTTGCGGGATGCATCATAGCATATAAGGGTGATAAAGAATTAGAGTTAGAAGCAGCATGGAATAAATTACCGTTGGAAGAAGACATAAAAGCACTAGGTACGCCATTACCTTTGAAAGAATCTAAAGATGATGAATGGTACATTGAGGCTGTTGCAACATTCTCGGAATATAGAGGACAGGGTATTGCAACTAAATTATTTAACTATTTAATATCTACATACCCAGATAGAAAGTGGAGCTTAAGTTGTGACTATGATAATCCTAGAGCTAAGAAATTATACGAACGCTTAGGTTTTAAATGGACTGAGGATATAGAATTGTATGGCCATCAATATTTACATATGGTTTATTCAAAATAG
- a CDS encoding competence protein ComK, translating into MTNISQSQNTVYIIRKGDMIIKPVIDDYEQTKGSEIWKYDSTIVSSPFKTQKIVERSCKFYGNSYISKKSETQRIAGITSKPPILLTPLFPTYFFPTHSDRLEENMWINMHYVHEIKPLKNRKCKIIFANHQTLTLNVSYHSIWHQYSNCIFYYYMVDKQSRMKSNNPEMPIDYEKTTLNIFEALSHYSLLQDK; encoded by the coding sequence ATGACAAATATTTCTCAAAGCCAAAATACTGTATATATTATTCGAAAAGGAGATATGATAATCAAACCCGTCATTGATGATTATGAGCAAACAAAAGGATCAGAAATATGGAAATATGATTCCACAATAGTTTCAAGCCCATTCAAAACTCAAAAAATCGTCGAACGCTCATGTAAATTTTATGGTAATAGCTATATTAGTAAGAAATCCGAAACACAACGAATTGCCGGCATTACTAGTAAACCACCTATTTTATTGACTCCTCTCTTCCCCACTTATTTTTTCCCTACGCATTCAGACCGTTTAGAAGAAAACATGTGGATTAATATGCATTATGTACATGAAATTAAACCTCTTAAAAATCGAAAATGTAAAATTATTTTTGCAAATCATCAAACATTAACACTTAATGTTTCCTACCACAGTATTTGGCACCAATACTCTAACTGCATTTTTTATTATTACATGGTCGATAAACAATCTCGTATGAAGTCAAACAATCCAGAAATGCCAATAGATTATGAGAAAACGACTTTAAATATTTTCGAAGCACTTTCACATTATTCACTATTACAAGATAAATAG
- a CDS encoding NINE protein, with product MRVNKTLYVLCSLFLGGVGIHKFYADKVWQGVLHLVFFWTTIPTIISIIHGIIIIFTTKADQNGYIFIPNNRHPKI from the coding sequence ATGAGAGTTAATAAAACATTATATGTATTATGTTCTTTATTTCTGGGTGGTGTCGGCATTCATAAATTTTACGCAGACAAAGTGTGGCAAGGCGTGCTTCATTTAGTGTTCTTTTGGACTACTATTCCAACCATTATTTCAATTATCCATGGTATTATCATAATCTTTACAACTAAAGCTGATCAAAATGGCTATATATTTATACCAAATAACCGCCATCCAAAAATTTAA
- a CDS encoding PH domain-containing protein, with amino-acid sequence MANKTKNVDLIKDVFLHDNETIIYAIFGAYKTKSLGKNTIRHGVLAATDERIIFCAKRLSGYDSEIFHYGKISTFELSKILMWNTISFYSSGNKVSMKWVNDKDLDKFIEFVNKNVEGSNNSLGLIDQATHSDNDLQPLEKIKKLKELLDMDAITQE; translated from the coding sequence ATGGCTAACAAAACTAAAAATGTAGATTTGATAAAAGATGTGTTTTTACATGATAACGAAACAATTATTTATGCAATATTTGGTGCTTATAAAACTAAATCTCTTGGTAAAAATACAATAAGACATGGTGTTCTAGCAGCCACTGACGAAAGAATAATCTTTTGCGCAAAACGATTGAGTGGATACGATTCTGAAATTTTTCATTATGGTAAAATTAGTACTTTTGAATTAAGCAAAATCTTAATGTGGAATACTATTTCTTTTTATTCAAGTGGTAATAAGGTTTCTATGAAGTGGGTTAATGATAAAGATTTAGACAAATTTATAGAATTTGTAAACAAGAATGTTGAAGGAAGTAATAATTCTCTAGGTCTTATTGATCAAGCAACTCATTCAGATAATGACTTACAACCTCTTGAAAAAATTAAAAAATTAAAAGAGTTATTAGATATGGATGCTATTACACAGGAATAA
- a CDS encoding CPBP family glutamic-type intramembrane protease → MKNISKALIWFIASFIVFHLILFVMWGEHQEYWYLYTGIMLIAGISYVFYQRDIESKRLLTSIGVGIATGIVLVIIQLIFSLLSPQITYAELIKELSRTGVYFKWQMLVTLIFVIPCHELYMRTVLQKELTQFKLPTWLIILITALCSSSLFIYLDKWWIVAFIFVAQLVLSLSYQYTRRIVTTSLGQIVAIILLLIFHG, encoded by the coding sequence ATGAAAAATATATCAAAAGCTTTAATTTGGTTTATAGCAAGTTTCATTGTATTCCATTTGATTTTATTTGTTATGTGGGGAGAGCATCAAGAGTACTGGTATCTATACACTGGTATTATGTTAATTGCAGGTATTAGTTATGTATTTTACCAAAGAGATATAGAATCCAAACGACTTTTAACTTCTATCGGAGTTGGTATCGCTACAGGTATCGTCTTGGTTATAATACAATTAATTTTTTCATTACTTTCACCACAAATAACATATGCAGAACTTATTAAAGAATTATCAAGAACAGGTGTTTATTTCAAATGGCAAATGTTAGTGACGTTAATTTTTGTAATTCCTTGTCATGAGTTATACATGAGAACTGTTTTGCAAAAAGAACTAACTCAATTTAAATTGCCTACTTGGTTAATCATCTTGATTACTGCATTATGTTCTAGTTCTTTATTTATTTATTTAGATAAATGGTGGATAGTGGCATTTATTTTTGTAGCTCAATTAGTATTATCATTGAGTTATCAATATACACGTCGCATCGTAACTACCTCTTTAGGACAAATTGTGGCAATTATACTATTATTAATATTTCATGGATAA
- a CDS encoding bifunctional metallophosphatase/5'-nucleotidase, with translation MEKNEHINIDILATSDMHSHFMNGDFGSNIYRAGTYVKNIRENNDKVILLDSGGSVAGSLAAHYYAIVAPYKRHPMIKLMNAMQYDASGISPDDFKFGLSFLTKAVSLSRFQWLSANIEFALTKEPYFSTPYIIKEYDNVRIAIVGLTADGLMKNEFAEMEKEVSIEKALLSAKRWIRYIHESEHPDFLIVIYHGGLYKINQTNTRHRKGSHEAEKIMKEIGVIDLMITAHQHQTIIGNDFETVYVQAGQDAQELVHVKIKFKKRTNSFEKEDIESTVINLSEFPEDQELLETTYYDRKALEHWSKDIVSENKVDLQVNGLEDLLSSPHPFIQLLHDSLHLAYVNNITCINVPKNGEKGLKGIVTNEDVYNAYPHPDKAIDITLRGHQIKKMLEYTYSYIQFEQNQLSMTIIDETLCTLWQGFDYEVDMSAPRFDRVNIKNIELDEKYRVTMTDYCYRNYRQYLEDESILHSTYDRPMSSLIAEKLNQPDYYLKLDSNFSVAY, from the coding sequence GCAACATCAGATATGCATAGTCATTTTATGAATGGAGATTTTGGATCAAATATATATCGTGCTGGTACCTATGTTAAAAATATTAGAGAAAACAATGATAAAGTCATTTTATTAGATAGTGGGGGAAGTGTAGCTGGCTCATTGGCTGCGCATTATTATGCTATTGTCGCACCCTATAAACGTCATCCTATGATTAAATTAATGAATGCTATGCAGTATGATGCTAGTGGTATAAGTCCGGATGATTTTAAATTTGGATTATCATTTTTGACTAAAGCAGTATCACTATCAAGGTTTCAATGGTTATCTGCGAATATAGAATTTGCATTAACAAAGGAACCATACTTCTCAACACCTTATATAATTAAAGAATACGATAATGTTCGAATCGCAATTGTAGGTTTAACTGCAGATGGATTAATGAAAAACGAATTCGCTGAAATGGAGAAAGAGGTTAGTATTGAAAAAGCACTATTATCTGCTAAACGCTGGATTAGATATATACATGAAAGTGAACATCCTGACTTCTTAATTGTAATCTATCATGGAGGACTATATAAAATAAATCAAACAAATACAAGACATAGAAAAGGTTCTCATGAAGCGGAAAAAATAATGAAGGAAATAGGTGTGATCGATTTAATGATAACAGCGCACCAGCATCAAACGATTATAGGTAATGATTTTGAAACAGTATATGTTCAAGCAGGACAAGATGCTCAAGAGTTAGTACATGTCAAAATTAAATTTAAAAAACGTACGAACTCGTTCGAAAAAGAAGATATTGAATCTACAGTAATTAATTTAAGTGAGTTTCCAGAAGATCAGGAATTACTTGAGACAACTTATTATGATCGTAAAGCCTTAGAACATTGGTCAAAGGATATTGTTTCAGAGAATAAAGTCGATTTACAGGTTAATGGCTTGGAAGACTTACTAAGTAGTCCACATCCATTTATACAATTATTACATGATAGTCTACATTTAGCCTATGTGAATAATATTACTTGTATTAACGTGCCTAAAAATGGCGAAAAGGGATTAAAAGGTATAGTGACTAATGAGGATGTCTATAATGCTTATCCACACCCTGATAAAGCAATAGATATAACACTTAGAGGCCATCAAATTAAAAAAATGCTTGAATATACTTATTCTTATATTCAATTTGAGCAAAATCAATTAAGTATGACTATTATTGATGAAACATTATGTACATTGTGGCAAGGATTTGATTATGAGGTAGATATGTCAGCGCCTCGTTTTGATAGAGTGAATATAAAAAATATTGAGTTAGATGAAAAGTATAGAGTTACAATGACAGATTATTGTTATAGAAATTATCGTCAATACTTGGAAGATGAATCAATACTTCATTCCACATATGATCGACCGATGAGTTCACTTATCGCTGAAAAGCTAAATCAACCTGATTATTATTTAAAGTTGGACTCTAATTTTTCAGTAGCGTATTAA